GGAATTTCGACCGGTTGCCGCGAACGAAATTCTTTCATCGACACACTTTCCAGACGACATGCAGGAGGACTTCCTGATCCTGAATGTGATCGGCTTCCTCGGCGTCAAGCAGTACGACCTCGATCGGGGCGACGGTGGCAGGCGACCGTATGGGCACGTCTGGGGAACGCCCGGGATGGAACTTCTGAACGGCGAAGACCGAAACTTCCGACCAAGCGATGCAGTCATCGGTGCCGACGGCGCGCTGTATGTGGCTGACTGGCACAATATGATTATTGGCCACATGCAACACAATATTCGCGACCCCAGTCGAGACCACAAGCACGGTCGCATCTTTCGGCTGACCGCCAAAGGACGTCCCCTTCAGGAACCGGTTGCAATTGATGGTGAACCGATCGCAGCTCTACTGGACAACCTCAAGCACCCAGCGAATGGTGTCCGTCATCGTACGCGAGTGGAACTTAGTAATCGCGATTCCGGCGAAGTGATCGCGGCGACTCAACAATGGATGGCGAACTTTGATCCCAATGACGAAACCGAAGCGCACCATCTTCTCGAAGCATTGTGGATGCACCAGCAGCACCACGTGCAGAACAAAGAGCTACTTCACTCGCTGGTGAATTCCGAAGTCCCGCACGCTGCCGTCGCGGCGAAGACCGTTCAGCATGTGTGGGACAATGTCGATCTTAAAGGAGCCACAGAATTCGCGGCTCCGCCCGAACTGAAACTCGTGAAGTATCGATCGCCACGGCACCTCGATAAGAAGTACCACAAGATCTATCAGACCGGTGCTTCAATTTTTCAGCGTGAGTCACATTGCGCCACTTGTCATCTAACGAACGGGCAGGGCAACGGCATCGTCTATCCGACGCTGGTCGGAAGTCCGTGGGTCACTGGCAGCGAAGACCGGCTGGTTAAGCTGGCTCTGCATGGCATGTGGGGCAAACTCACGGTACGAGGCAAGACTTACGACCCTGCCCGCGGTGTGCCGCCCATGACCGCGTTCCGTGATCTGCTCAAGGATGATGAACTTGCAGCAGTTCTGACGTTTGTCCGCAACACGTGGGGCAATAAGGCGTCCGTGATTGACGCGAAGACTGTCGCGAAGGTTCGAGCCGAAACTGCGGGCCGCAGTGTCTTCTGGAAGCCGGAAGAATTGCTTGAGCAACATCCGCTCGAAAAAGAACTGATGATGCCGGGCGATGAGGCGGAAGAAGCTATCGCTAACCTGGAACTCGAAAAGGAATTGCTCAGTCAGCCGACGGCTAAGCTTGTTGAAGATGCCATCGCGAACGGGAAGGCTTCTCGCGGCAAGGAGTTGTTCTACCGATCTTCAGCAGCGTGCTTCGCGTGCCATGATCCACCCACCGGTACGCCTCGATTGGGGCCCGACCTGACGAAGGTGGCCACAAAGATGACGCACGAAGACCTTGTGAAATCGATACTCGACCCGTCTCAGAAGATCGACAAAGAGTTCGCTCAAGTGACTGTCGTGACCGATGAGGGCAAAGTCATCACCGGCATTCGAGTATCTGAAAACGACAAAGAGATCGTGCTGCGAAACCTCGCGCAGCCGAAGCCCATTACGATTGCCATCGACGAGATTGACGAAGTCGTCGAATCAAAAGTTTCATTGATGCCGGCGAATCTCGTGCGTCTGTTGAAGAATCGCCAGGAGTTTGATGACCTGATGAAGTACGTCATCGAAGTTCGAAAACGGTAGGCGTTACATAGAGGGGCTCCACGCATTGGGAAGTTGTGGCCTTCGCCAGAAATTCCGATCTGCGACCAAATCGCAGAAACTCTGGCGAGCCCCACGACAAGTTGCCGTTCTGGCTGATGCTGACGCACTGACAATACCACCGGCTGGTGTGACGCCGACTTTGCTTCGCCGTTAGCACCAATCAGCCCACGGCAATTGATGAATATCCTTCCAGCATGAAAGGGGCTGAGATTCGTGAAGCTACAAGTCCTGCTTGCGATCACGCTGTTCAGAATACTTCCGTCTGTTGCAGTCGCGGATGATCGTACGAATATCCTCTTTATCTTTGCCGACGACTGGGGCTGGGGCGACTTAAGCTGCCACGGGCATCCGTACGTTAAAACGCCCAATATTGATCGGCTGGCGAAGGAAGGGACCGACTATCACCGGTTTACAGTTGCCAGTGGCGTATGCTCACCCAGCCGAGCGGCCGTTATGACCGGACATTTTCCGGCTCGCTACAACATTGACGGGCACTTCGCATGGGTGCCCAGCAATGCGAAACGGAATATGCCGGACTGGCTGGCGACGGACTGCGTGACGTTGCCGAGACTGCTGCAACAAGCCGGATACGCAACGGCCCATTTCGGCAAATGGCATCTGTCGAACGATATGATTCCCGATTCGCCATCACCTGGTGAATACGGTTACGACACATACGGCGCCTTTAATTGTTCGGGCGAACAGATGCCCGTTCATGAAGACGCGGCGAATGCCATTCAATTTATCGAAGCCAGTCAGCAAGCCAACAAGCCCTTCTTCATTAACCTCTGGATTCACGAACCGCACACTCCGTTTCACGTTGTTCCGAAATACCGGTGGCGGTTTAGAAACAGCGGTCTTGACGAAGCGGATGAGATCTATGCATCTGTGCTATCGCACGCGGACGATCGCATCGGTGAAGTTCTGGATGCTTTGGATCGGCTGAATCTTACAGACAACACTCTGGTCGTGTTCAGTTCTGACAACGGCCCTGCTCGCGGAAAACTAAACGCACCGCTATCGCTAAGTTACGATACGGCAACTGGTGCCGGGTTCGGCATTGCGGCGTCGAAGGGCATCACAGCCGGGCGAAAGGGCTACAAGGCGTCGCTGTTTGAAGGCGGCATCAACGTTCCATTTATCGTCCGCTGGCCTGGCAAAGTTGGGGCGGGCAAAGTTGACGACCGCCTGTTGATTTCCGCCGTCGATCTGCTTCCCACATTCTGTGAAGTCGGGAAAGTCCACTTGCCTGCCTCATACAAGCCCGACGGGTTAAGCCAATTGGCCGGACTGTTGGGCGACTCACGTGACGGCCGCAGCAATCCGCTTTTCTGGAAGATGACGGGACGTGGCAAGCCACAGCAGGCGAATTCGTTTCACTGGGTAGACTATGTGATCGTCGACCAGCAGTGGAAACTTCTCGCGGACGACGATTCAACACACGTGGAACTCTACAATATCGTGGAAGACGTCTACGAGAAGAACGACCTTCACGATGCACACCCACAAGTTGTTGCAGCGTTGAGCAGGAAGCTGGCAGACTGGAAGGCCACACTGCCAAACGGTCCAGACTCAAGATATTTCTCGTCGCTACGAGAAAAGTAATTCCCACACTGGTGATTCGATGTGGCGGAGTGCCACGCGAGAACACTGACTACAGCCACTCCCTTTCGCAGGCAGATTCATGAAACGAACGACGCTATCTCTCGCCATCCTGATCGGCTGCATTCAGAACAGCCTTGCCGATCCGCTTGTTTTTGAAGGAACCGATGGGCCCGGCAACGGGCGGCACATTGTGCTGATCGCTGGCGATCACGAATACCGTTCCGAAGAATCGCTGCCCGCACTGGGAAGGATTCTGGCGAAGCATCATGGGTTCAAGTGCACGGTGCTGTTCAATATCGATCCGGAGACAGGCGAAATCGTTGCCGGGACTCCGTCCAGTATTCCAGGTCTGGAGGCCTTGAAGTCGGCTGACCTTGCCGTTGTGTTTCTGAGGTTTCAGGATCTGCCTGACGATCAGATGAAACATTTAGTCGACTACCTGCAGCGTGGCGGGCCTGTTGTTGGTATGCGAACGGCGACGCATGCCTTCAACATTCCTGCAGGCAAGACCTATTCGAAGTACTCATTCCGCAGCGAAGACAAAGACTACGAACTCGGCTTCGGGCACCAGGTACTGGGCCAGACATGGGTTGGGCACTATGGCCGCAACCATCAGCAAAGTACCGCGATTGCGATTGTCCCGGACAGGAAGGACCATCCCATTCTGCGAGGCGTCAGGGACGTGTGGGTTCAGGCGGGAGGCTATGTTGGCAAGCCGATCGACGGTGAGATCCTCACAATGGCTCAACCGCTGGATGGCATGACACCGGATTAACCGCCGTCGGAGAGTCAACCGCCCATGCCGTCTGAATGGACGCGGACGTATCGATCAGAATCGGGGAAAAAAGGCCGCGTCTTCACGTCGCTGTACGGCACCCCGGAAGACCTCACCAACGATGGGTATCGCCGACTGATGGTCAACGGCATCTTCTGGGCCTGCGGAATGGAAGACGCCATCACCGCCGACCTGAACATCAATTTTGTCGGCCCCTTCAAACCCAACACGTTCGGAAACCAAACTCACGCGTTGGGAATTAAGCCGAACATGTACCGCGGCTACGAAAGCCCAATCCCGGCGAACAACAACGTGAACAAGCCAGTGCGAAAGCCTCGCCAGAACAAGCCGAAAAAGCCACAGGCCCCTGCGAAGCGAGCGAATGGCAGTATTTGAATTATTATAGTGGCCAGCTTCGATGCGGGCGAACTCTAAGAGTATTGTGGCGTTGAATAGATCATTCCTTCGGACTTCCATCATCTGGTCGTTCGCGAGTAATGGCGATTGCCACTCAGTGGTTGAAGGTCCAGACCGTGAACACGGGCCCACATTCGCGGGGCACTACAATTCTGAAGTTTCGAAGCTCATGCTGTCGATTCGGTGTCTCTTCACCTTCCCTACCGTCGCGAGTGCAGGATCAAAGAGTGCCAAGTTCACACCCTCCGTAACAGAACTCGTGTAGAGTACGCCGGAATACTTGCACTTCTTGATGAATTCGCACATGTACTGGCTGGGGATATATTCAATTGCTGCGGCCGTCGGCAGAACTGGCGTCGTCAATTCTGAGCCAATACGTTCCAGGAACTCGACGTCACCTCGCAGCAAGGCAATCGCCGATTCATCTCCGAGCAAGAACGGCGAGACTAGCGCTCGCGGATTCCGCAAATCCAGCAACTTGATTTTCGCTCCGCGCTTTAGCTTGAACTCGGCAACGCAAACCGTTTCTCCGGGGTGGGGACGCACCTCGGAGACAGCGGTTTGAACCGTAGACGCCAAATACAAGTAGGGAATTCCGGCAGGATTGGCTCTGCCATGTGTCGTACGGTCCTGTGGTGGCGCTCCCATCTTTTTTTGCGTGAATACCTTACCGTCCTGAGAGATCCTTGCTCTGGACCAGGAAGCGGGGATGTCCTCGTCGATCGCAATGATGCTGGCAAAGAGGTCTTCGAGCCGCTCAAGTTCAATTTCTGTCTCAGGAAAAAAACGGTTGCGATAACGAAGCTCATCCCTAAATTGCTCCCAATCCTGCAGTCGCTTCGTTAGACATCGCGACGATGGGACCATTGCTTCGCGAGTACGCTCGCCGTCGTCCAGGATTTCGATCAACAGCAGGTTGGCATTCGCACGATCCAAGGCAAAAGCTTGCCAGTCGTCGATCAGCCAATCGACGAGGACCTTGCCTGATACGTTTGGCGTGTAGATTCCGCAGACGGGGTCAAAATATTCTGCCAGTCGCGACGCCTCAACAAGCTTAGTATTGATCGCGCCGCACGTCGGGCAGGTTCCTTTCGAATCACTCAACTCAACGATACGCTGATGGAGCTTTCGATCGTTAAAGCACTGCCCACAGCACAACATTACTAACCCACCTGCTCGTTCGCAAGAAACCCGGCAAGCGTCTCAATGTGGTGCTTCATCGACAATTTCTTGACGTACCCTAGACCGGGATAGTGACCCCGAGCATGAAGGTCTCGGAATTCAGCAATTGCAGATGTTTCCGCGAATTTCGATCTGCCACTATCAAGGACGTTCATCAGTTTTTGGAGGGCCTCCGCAAACTTTCCGGCTGGGTCTTTCGGAGTGTCCTGTCGTTTAGATTTGAAGTGGCTGATATACATCGCTTCATCTCTCTCGTCGTCGATGAACGTAAGATGGATCACGATGGTATAAGCCGGACCTCCGCCTTCGAGGAATTCGTCGCCGACGATCAGGAAGTCGCCAAAGCCGTCCATATTCTCTTCTTCGAATGTGATATGGAGATCTGAGAAGAATTCGGCACCATCCGGATGGTCTCGGCCTCGCCGACGCTCAAAGCCGTCGCGAACCAGGATTTTCTTTGGATGATCTCTGAAGTGACGCCGATAGAGCTTCCCGCACGCCGACTCAAGGAAAATGTCAGCGGATACGTTAGCCGTGTCATCTGGGTTGGCCATTAATCCTTTGGCATCTGTGTAACCAGCATGAACGAGCACAACGTCCGAACCAGCGTTACGCTCGCAGGCTTCGATGACGTCCCCGGCCCGCATGTTTTCGGTAAGAAGCAGCCCTACCGAAAGTCGATCATTCGTTCGAAGCTCGTGCTCAAGAAACTCAGCTAACTTAGCGCCGTTCGTGCTGAACTCTCCATGTTGCGGGTTCGATATCAATACGGCGCTTACACCAGCCGACCGGATCGCATCGAAGGATTTCCGCAGGCCTCCGATCTCGGACCGGACCGGCTCGATGATCGGCACGAATCCCGCGCCTGCAAGCACCGGTGCTGATTCGCGGATAGTAATGAGTTCGTATTGCTTACCTCTGAAGTAAGGGTAGTACAACGCTAGCTCCAGCCAATGGCTTCTGATACGGGAGTCTTCAATGCTGCAATCAAATTGGCATGGTCTCGTTTACGCAATCGAGTCGACAATGAGGCGCAGTGTAGTGATTCCGGAATGTCGCTGACAAACGATTTCAGAGATTTCAGTGTGCGCGACTTCTTCAACGTATCCACCATGGCGCCATGGGCCACAACCGAATCGAGTCTAACGAATTCGCTTCTCAGCGCTTCGTATTTCTGCGTGTTAGGAACAACTGGAACCGAGACTCCGGCGTTTTTCAACGCCATTGCTGCCTCTCGCAACGTCATTGCCTCGAAAATGGCGTTTGGACATGTGCGGGCCGCATCATTGATTCCTTCGCGAACCGGGGAAATTCGGAATGTCTTGGAGAGCTTCAGAATGCCAACAGCGTCTGGTACGCATCCGAGCACCTCCTCGAGGTGGTTCTCGCCAGCGATCACATTCACCGTCGCGAAAACCCTGAGGTACTCTTCAATCTGCAATGGCAAGCGTGCCAGGTTATCCCGCTCTGACTTCACTTCATATGCTGTGGCGGTACCGTTGAGGATCACAACATCGGCGATGCAACGGCCCACGCGAAACTCCGTAAGCATTGATGCAGTGTTGAGATTGTGTTCTCCAAGCAGGACTCTTCGCGTGATCGCGGCCTTATAAACGTATTCATGCCGATTACATGTCCGCCGCAGATAGCTGAAAGCACAATCGAAGAGGTGCCCTAATTCGGTGATGTTGGGCTCAGCATCCAGGATGCGAGACTCTGAGATCAACCGAGTGAGCGTAGGGGACCTGCCAAGTCCAGCCAGTTCCTTCAGCACGGCAGAGGAGAAGAAACGAGCAAGAGCAACAGGCTCGATTCCTACGGCGTTATTCATCGTTTTTG
This DNA window, taken from Fuerstiella marisgermanici, encodes the following:
- a CDS encoding PVC-type heme-binding CxxCH protein, producing MLFVTQAQVSADSFEFQKDDVVAIYGNGLADRMQHDPWVETVLQAHLKGMNVRFRNMSFSGDMVNQRPRNKGFTNDMEYLQHVAPSVVFIMYGYNESHAGPSGAKAYQDELVSLVEKYRALRKEKGVDARFVLFSPIAYENTGSPHLPDGIQLNANLKAFTEATRQAATAAKATFVDLYSPTLQLFESTEAQQTLNGIHLNATGYRNLAGIISQRLLNKPAPTAKELTQLYAAVEDKNWHWHNRYRATDGNDVWGSRSVLSFVDGQTNAEVLTHELKMLDQMTANRDVVIWAAAEGRQIAADDSNVPPPIEVISNVGGGSRSSSAEKEGSTDYLSPEESLAKINVPDGFELNIFASEVQFPDLANPVQMQVDAKGRLWAASWNSYPKWEPGQELKDSLMIFEDTDHDGVADKRKIFAHVHNPLGFEFWGGGVVVTSGPDLLFLKDTDGDDKADVRYPLLQGLGTSDTHHAANNLIYGPDGGIYWQSGIFLVHNHETPWKRNLTTGGSGMYRFDPRTFAITPIAANSPNPHGISFDRWGYCYANDGTGGKSYQVRPHENGFRMHTLLTKEFRPVAANEILSSTHFPDDMQEDFLILNVIGFLGVKQYDLDRGDGGRRPYGHVWGTPGMELLNGEDRNFRPSDAVIGADGALYVADWHNMIIGHMQHNIRDPSRDHKHGRIFRLTAKGRPLQEPVAIDGEPIAALLDNLKHPANGVRHRTRVELSNRDSGEVIAATQQWMANFDPNDETEAHHLLEALWMHQQHHVQNKELLHSLVNSEVPHAAVAAKTVQHVWDNVDLKGATEFAAPPELKLVKYRSPRHLDKKYHKIYQTGASIFQRESHCATCHLTNGQGNGIVYPTLVGSPWVTGSEDRLVKLALHGMWGKLTVRGKTYDPARGVPPMTAFRDLLKDDELAAVLTFVRNTWGNKASVIDAKTVAKVRAETAGRSVFWKPEELLEQHPLEKELMMPGDEAEEAIANLELEKELLSQPTAKLVEDAIANGKASRGKELFYRSSAACFACHDPPTGTPRLGPDLTKVATKMTHEDLVKSILDPSQKIDKEFAQVTVVTDEGKVITGIRVSENDKEIVLRNLAQPKPITIAIDEIDEVVESKVSLMPANLVRLLKNRQEFDDLMKYVIEVRKR
- a CDS encoding sulfatase-like hydrolase/transferase, translating into MLAITLFRILPSVAVADDRTNILFIFADDWGWGDLSCHGHPYVKTPNIDRLAKEGTDYHRFTVASGVCSPSRAAVMTGHFPARYNIDGHFAWVPSNAKRNMPDWLATDCVTLPRLLQQAGYATAHFGKWHLSNDMIPDSPSPGEYGYDTYGAFNCSGEQMPVHEDAANAIQFIEASQQANKPFFINLWIHEPHTPFHVVPKYRWRFRNSGLDEADEIYASVLSHADDRIGEVLDALDRLNLTDNTLVVFSSDNGPARGKLNAPLSLSYDTATGAGFGIAASKGITAGRKGYKASLFEGGINVPFIVRWPGKVGAGKVDDRLLISAVDLLPTFCEVGKVHLPASYKPDGLSQLAGLLGDSRDGRSNPLFWKMTGRGKPQQANSFHWVDYVIVDQQWKLLADDDSTHVELYNIVEDVYEKNDLHDAHPQVVAALSRKLADWKATLPNGPDSRYFSSLREK
- a CDS encoding ThuA domain-containing protein translates to MPSEWTRTYRSESGKKGRVFTSLYGTPEDLTNDGYRRLMVNGIFWACGMEDAITADLNINFVGPFKPNTFGNQTHALGIKPNMYRGYESPIPANNNVNKPVRKPRQNKPKKPQAPAKRANGSI
- a CDS encoding RES family NAD+ phosphorylase, which encodes MSDSKGTCPTCGAINTKLVEASRLAEYFDPVCGIYTPNVSGKVLVDWLIDDWQAFALDRANANLLLIEILDDGERTREAMVPSSRCLTKRLQDWEQFRDELRYRNRFFPETEIELERLEDLFASIIAIDEDIPASWSRARISQDGKVFTQKKMGAPPQDRTTHGRANPAGIPYLYLASTVQTAVSEVRPHPGETVCVAEFKLKRGAKIKLLDLRNPRALVSPFLLGDESAIALLRGDVEFLERIGSELTTPVLPTAAAIEYIPSQYMCEFIKKCKYSGVLYTSSVTEGVNLALFDPALATVGKVKRHRIDSMSFETSEL
- a CDS encoding sce7725 family protein, yielding MYYPYFRGKQYELITIRESAPVLAGAGFVPIIEPVRSEIGGLRKSFDAIRSAGVSAVLISNPQHGEFSTNGAKLAEFLEHELRTNDRLSVGLLLTENMRAGDVIEACERNAGSDVVLVHAGYTDAKGLMANPDDTANVSADIFLESACGKLYRRHFRDHPKKILVRDGFERRRGRDHPDGAEFFSDLHITFEEENMDGFGDFLIVGDEFLEGGGPAYTIVIHLTFIDDERDEAMYISHFKSKRQDTPKDPAGKFAEALQKLMNVLDSGRSKFAETSAIAEFRDLHARGHYPGLGYVKKLSMKHHIETLAGFLANEQVG
- a CDS encoding sce7726 family protein, translating into MNNAVGIEPVALARFFSSAVLKELAGLGRSPTLTRLISESRILDAEPNITELGHLFDCAFSYLRRTCNRHEYVYKAAITRRVLLGEHNLNTASMLTEFRVGRCIADVVILNGTATAYEVKSERDNLARLPLQIEEYLRVFATVNVIAGENHLEEVLGCVPDAVGILKLSKTFRISPVREGINDAARTCPNAIFEAMTLREAAMALKNAGVSVPVVPNTQKYEALRSEFVRLDSVVAHGAMVDTLKKSRTLKSLKSFVSDIPESLHCASLSTRLRKRDHANLIAALKTPVSEAIGWS